The following proteins come from a genomic window of Candidatus Zixiibacteriota bacterium:
- a CDS encoding DpnI domain-containing protein: protein MNPHVATGYKSGSQIARRMTEDWCLRNVYCAACDTDRLDATLPNTRAYDFSCGSCGARYQLKAGIRWNERRVPDAAYDTMVQAIQHDTTPNLLLLQYTAAWTVRNLMLVPRFFLNLSCIEKRKPLGASARRAGWVGCNICLTSIAPEGKLPVVDRGRVLDAAQVRDMYGLVRPLSTLTPKRRGWTVDVLRCVHSLGGPSFELADVYAFESQMAALYPGNRNVRAKMRQQLQELRDMGLISFLGGGRYRFAHSR from the coding sequence ATGAACCCTCACGTGGCCACAGGCTACAAGAGCGGTTCGCAGATCGCAAGGCGCATGACCGAAGACTGGTGCTTGAGGAATGTCTACTGCGCGGCCTGTGACACCGACCGGCTGGACGCTACCCTCCCGAACACGCGCGCATACGATTTCTCTTGCGGCAGTTGTGGAGCCCGGTATCAGCTGAAGGCAGGCATTCGATGGAATGAGCGCCGTGTTCCCGACGCGGCCTACGATACGATGGTTCAAGCGATCCAGCACGATACGACCCCGAACCTTCTTCTGCTTCAATACACTGCAGCCTGGACCGTCAGGAACCTCATGTTGGTGCCACGCTTCTTCCTGAATCTGTCGTGCATAGAGAAGAGAAAGCCCCTCGGCGCCAGCGCGCGTCGGGCTGGGTGGGTTGGGTGCAATATCTGTCTGACCTCGATTGCCCCGGAGGGGAAACTCCCTGTCGTCGACAGAGGCAGAGTCCTGGATGCCGCCCAGGTCCGGGATATGTATGGTCTGGTGCGTCCCCTGTCTACCCTTACGCCAAAGCGTAGAGGGTGGACGGTGGATGTTCTACGGTGCGTTCACTCCTTGGGCGGCCCGTCATTCGAACTTGCCGACGTGTATGCTTTTGAGTCCCAGATGGCCGCACTCTATCCTGGTAATCGGAACGTGCGTGCGAAGATGAGGCAACAATTGCAGGAGTTGCGTGACATGGGGCTGATCTCTTTCTTGGGGGGCGGACGGTACAGATTCGCTCACTCCCGCTGA
- a CDS encoding AtpZ/AtpI family protein, giving the protein MKKPAAERAGRSMRPVGLLTAIPFVLLVGPLIGYFVGDWLDRKWGTSPYLMVLLIVLGFVAAGREVWGLIKRAARDQENE; this is encoded by the coding sequence GTGAAGAAACCCGCGGCCGAGAGGGCCGGGCGATCGATGCGGCCCGTCGGTCTGCTGACCGCGATTCCATTCGTGCTCTTGGTTGGGCCGCTGATTGGGTATTTCGTCGGCGACTGGCTGGATCGAAAATGGGGAACTTCCCCGTACCTGATGGTCCTTCTGATTGTTCTGGGATTCGTGGCCGCAGGAAGGGAAGTCTGGGGACTGATCAAGCGCGCCGCGCGCGATCAGGAGAACGAGTGA
- the atpB gene encoding F0F1 ATP synthase subunit A — MFSPLAIIGPPLLATVSHGGDHAAPASGAPELPNVITLLSARLHESPVIAFLHQWENVIFAFVVAIGLSLLSRLATRRMTMVPRPLQNVFEMVVQGLDDFFAGILGPEGRRFTPFLGTLFIYIWCMNLFGLVPGMMSPTGGKNGINTTIALAVCVFLYVQYAGMKKLGIGGYVDHLMGTPRSVIQWVLVPLNLPVHIIGELAKPLSLSLRLFGNITGEDVLLAAFVGLGVACTAFLHIPFGVPLELPFIFLALLTGTIQALVFTLLSTVYFSMMVSGHEEHEGHEH, encoded by the coding sequence ATGTTTTCCCCACTGGCGATCATCGGTCCTCCCCTGCTGGCGACGGTGTCGCACGGCGGCGATCATGCCGCACCCGCCTCCGGGGCGCCGGAATTGCCCAATGTCATCACGCTTCTGTCGGCGCGTCTCCATGAGTCGCCTGTGATCGCGTTTCTCCATCAATGGGAAAACGTGATCTTCGCCTTCGTGGTGGCGATCGGTCTCTCGCTTCTGTCGCGGCTGGCGACACGGCGCATGACCATGGTGCCGCGGCCGCTGCAAAATGTCTTCGAGATGGTCGTGCAGGGGCTCGATGACTTCTTCGCCGGGATTCTCGGGCCGGAGGGACGGCGCTTCACGCCCTTCCTCGGCACGCTCTTCATCTATATCTGGTGCATGAACCTCTTCGGCCTGGTCCCCGGCATGATGTCGCCGACCGGCGGCAAGAACGGGATCAACACGACGATCGCGCTGGCCGTCTGCGTCTTTCTCTATGTCCAGTATGCCGGCATGAAGAAGCTCGGAATCGGCGGCTATGTCGATCATCTCATGGGAACCCCCCGCAGCGTCATCCAGTGGGTGCTTGTCCCTCTGAATCTCCCGGTCCACATCATCGGCGAGCTCGCCAAGCCGTTGTCGCTCTCGTTGCGTCTTTTCGGCAACATCACCGGAGAGGATGTTCTCCTGGCGGCGTTTGTCGGTCTCGGCGTCGCCTGCACGGCGTTCCTGCACATTCCCTTCGGCGTACCGCTGGAGTTGCCGTTCATCTTCCTGGCGTTGCTGACCGGAACAATACAGGCCTTGGTCTTCACATTGCTGTCCACCGTCTATTTCTCGATGATGGTGAGCGGCCACGAGGAGCACGAAGGGCACGAACACTGA
- the atpE gene encoding ATP synthase F0 subunit C, with protein sequence MDFKTALSFALPFGLALAAIGSGLGLGRAVAAAMDAMGRQPEAAGKIQTGMIIGCALIEALTIYALVAFFILQGRIV encoded by the coding sequence ATGGACTTCAAGACCGCACTGTCGTTTGCCCTGCCATTCGGTCTCGCCCTGGCGGCCATCGGGTCGGGCCTGGGGTTGGGGCGCGCCGTCGCGGCGGCGATGGATGCCATGGGACGCCAGCCGGAGGCCGCCGGCAAGATCCAGACCGGCATGATCATCGGCTGCGCCCTGATTGAAGCGCTCACCATCTACGCGCTGGTGGCGTTCTTCATCCTCCAGGGGCGAATCGTCTGA
- the atpF gene encoding F0F1 ATP synthase subunit B, producing the protein MNVDIQQIITHIIGFLIALWILRRYAWKPLLGILEQRRQKIQSDFDAAAEKRREAEAAAAEYAAHLRDIEAEARAKVQEAIADGRRIAGEIREEARAEAHKIIDKGRADLQQELAKAQVALKEQIVGMTITAAERVIRRSLDEEGHRRLVAGFINELEQQSSRPA; encoded by the coding sequence ATGAACGTTGATATTCAGCAGATCATCACTCATATCATCGGCTTTCTGATTGCGCTGTGGATTCTCCGGCGGTATGCGTGGAAGCCGCTGTTGGGGATTCTCGAACAGCGGCGGCAGAAGATCCAATCCGACTTCGATGCCGCCGCCGAGAAACGCCGCGAGGCCGAGGCCGCCGCGGCAGAGTACGCGGCGCACCTCAGGGACATCGAGGCCGAGGCGAGGGCCAAGGTCCAGGAGGCGATCGCCGATGGCCGTCGGATCGCCGGCGAAATCCGCGAGGAGGCCCGGGCCGAGGCCCACAAGATCATCGACAAGGGCCGCGCCGATCTGCAGCAGGAACTGGCCAAGGCGCAGGTCGCGCTGAAGGAACAGATCGTCGGCATGACGATCACCGCCGCGGAGCGGGTCATCCGACGCTCGCTGGACGAGGAAGGCCACCGTCGGCTGGTGGCCGGTTTCATCAATGAACTGGAGCAGCAGAGCTCGCGCCCGGCGTGA